In a single window of the Dreissena polymorpha isolate Duluth1 chromosome 3, UMN_Dpol_1.0, whole genome shotgun sequence genome:
- the LOC127875104 gene encoding uncharacterized protein LOC127875104, with product MAYFALLTSTTAIVFAVLIILYYAIVIQIHKHRKFKQNQTSHVQQIIDERSITVKSDHEQSNGVNGGNKMPLTRNVYPNIEPAQTNSIHNELNNDESNGTSLQLLPMLGTVLATSCANLDVKNSDEPNALQNGSAINEKHQLEDVDALDGDALSKTQASAEGQHAKVKRKTKRIRYMFVRGSSTLTASGRNRCSHCVTVRIGRSTMMLFLITIAYVLSFLPFYTLVIMRQINPLYFMNLPETSKSSYMAYLVFVRSYILSSAINPFIYSFCNIQFRNHCKELFSKIVFCRQRTERNSRLNRCH from the coding sequence ATGGCATATTTTGCTTTGTTGACATCTACGACAGCAATAGTGTTTGCGGTCCTGATAATACTTTATTACGCCATTGTAATTCAAATACACAAACACAGGAAATTCAAGCAGAATCAAACTTCCCATGTACAGCAGATAATTGACGAAAGATCAATAACAGTAAAGTCTGATCATGAACAATCAAACGGTGTGAACGGTGGAAACAAAATGCCATTGACTCGCAATGTTTATCCCAATATTGAGCCTGCACAAACCAATTCAATCCataatgaattaaataatgaTGAAAGTAATGGAACTAGCCTACAGCTGCTACCTATGCTAGGTACTGTTCTTGCGACCAGCTGCGCGAATTTGGATGTAAAGAATAGCGATGAACCGAACGCTCTTCAAAATGGGTCAGCAATAAATGAGAAACACCAGTTGGAAGACGTAGATGCTTTGGACGGTGATGCATTGTCAAAAACACAAGCTTCTGCAGAAGGGCAACATGCAAAGGTGAAGAGAAAGACAAAACGAATCCGGTATATGTTTGTAAGAGGCTCCTCAACCCTTACCGCATCTGGTCGAAACAGGTGTTCACACTGCGTTACTGTTCGGATAGGACGCTCGACCATGATGTTGTTCTTAATAACAATCGCGTACGTATTGAGTTTTCTGCCGTTCTACACACTGGTGATCATGCGACAGATCAACCCATTGTATTTTATGAACTTACCAGAAACATCCAAGTCCTCGTACATGGCTTATTTGGTGTTTGTGAGATCCTATATACTTTCCAGCGCCATAAACCCATTCATATATTCGTTCTGTAACATTCAGTTTAGAAACCATTGCAAAGAACTGTTCTCGAAGATTGTTTTCTGCCGACAACGAACCGAGAGAAATTCCAGATTGAACCGTTGTCATTAA